A single region of the Photobacterium sanguinicancri genome encodes:
- a CDS encoding sensor domain-containing diguanylate cyclase has product MTVCDITGLNDLVEQLARQANMERWCYCLMSSLHKDLKLDSITLLVEQDDRTYVFASWVGRSDYRYYNQPLLMTEYNGVPTGLFEQAKQNHEFVRAYVNKPYKALWNIEDSLWCQILLPIQMHGRNVAYIYAETANSARFEASIHYVEKLLVVLASDISARVLQQEVIHHNITRRSIEAELEVRKQSITDYLGLMRNLHEVTLKLSQATQLDTLYRQAIELGRAYLGIDRMAIFLTDFESNLMLGTYGTSPDGDLVDRKSFYSQIPDHPLVNEALSHKNHVVVKENAPLYFGKVQVGIGWNAMIAMWNGTECIGWVAVDNLINQRALSEHQKEILKLFGAAIGQQIVIRRHYDSIKELNIDLEKRVIRRTQELQTTNRALEEANRSLELLSMQDGLTGIANRRFFDLRLSRYWQIAKDKRVPLTLLMIDVDNFKSFNDTNGHLEGDHCLKMIASRIESELEVHKKSVVCRYGGEEFACLLPTVDKNMAIMVAEDIRRAIVDLAIPHFTANSHVVTVSVGIHTVTPAGEFSMSEALMTLADKALYKAKTKGRNCTVQWEGKKEVCN; this is encoded by the coding sequence ATGACTGTCTGTGATATTACGGGGCTAAATGATTTAGTCGAACAGCTTGCACGGCAAGCAAATATGGAGCGGTGGTGCTATTGCTTAATGTCATCACTGCACAAAGATTTAAAACTGGATTCAATTACATTATTGGTTGAACAAGATGATCGTACCTATGTGTTTGCGAGTTGGGTCGGGCGATCTGATTACAGGTACTACAATCAGCCATTATTAATGACCGAGTATAATGGTGTACCCACTGGCCTGTTTGAACAGGCGAAGCAGAATCATGAGTTTGTTCGTGCCTACGTCAATAAGCCGTATAAAGCATTATGGAATATTGAAGATAGCCTGTGGTGTCAGATTTTACTGCCCATTCAAATGCATGGGCGCAATGTAGCGTATATCTATGCAGAAACGGCTAACTCAGCCCGTTTTGAAGCTAGCATTCACTATGTTGAAAAATTGTTAGTGGTGTTGGCATCCGACATTAGTGCTCGGGTACTACAGCAGGAAGTGATTCACCATAATATTACGCGTCGTAGTATAGAAGCCGAGTTAGAAGTACGGAAACAATCGATAACTGATTATTTGGGGCTAATGCGTAATCTGCATGAAGTCACGTTGAAATTATCGCAGGCGACTCAACTTGATACCCTCTATCGCCAAGCGATTGAACTTGGACGTGCTTATTTAGGCATAGATAGAATGGCTATTTTTCTGACTGACTTTGAATCGAACTTAATGTTAGGTACGTACGGTACATCACCAGATGGAGACTTGGTGGATAGAAAGAGCTTTTATAGCCAGATCCCTGATCATCCACTTGTTAATGAAGCTCTGAGTCATAAAAACCATGTTGTTGTAAAAGAAAATGCACCTTTGTACTTTGGAAAGGTGCAAGTCGGCATTGGTTGGAATGCGATGATTGCGATGTGGAACGGTACGGAATGCATTGGTTGGGTGGCTGTTGATAACCTAATTAACCAACGTGCGTTGTCTGAGCATCAAAAAGAAATTTTAAAACTGTTTGGTGCGGCGATAGGTCAGCAGATTGTGATACGTCGTCATTATGATTCGATAAAAGAATTAAACATTGATTTGGAAAAACGTGTCATTAGGCGAACACAAGAACTACAAACCACTAACCGCGCTCTGGAAGAGGCTAATCGCAGCCTTGAGCTGTTATCGATGCAAGATGGTTTAACGGGGATTGCAAATAGGCGCTTTTTTGATCTTCGGTTGTCTCGTTATTGGCAAATAGCAAAAGACAAGCGTGTACCGCTAACGTTACTGATGATTGATGTTGATAACTTTAAGTCATTCAATGACACGAATGGCCATTTAGAAGGTGATCACTGCCTTAAGATGATAGCGTCGCGAATCGAAAGTGAATTGGAGGTTCATAAAAAGTCGGTAGTCTGTCGTTATGGTGGCGAAGAGTTTGCGTGCTTATTACCAACCGTAGATAAAAATATGGCTATTATGGTAGCTGAAGATATTAGACGGGCTATTGTAGATTTGGCAATTCCTCATTTTACAGCAAATAGCCATGTCGTGACTGTCAGTGTAGGAATCCATACGGTGACGCCAGCGGGGGAGTTTAGTATGAGCGAAGCCCTAATGACCTTGGCAGATAAAGCACTATATAAAGCAAAAACGAAAGGACGAAACTGCACGGTACAGTGGGAAGGTAAAAAAGAAGTATGTAATTAG